Proteins encoded in a region of the Zea mays cultivar B73 chromosome 4, Zm-B73-REFERENCE-NAM-5.0, whole genome shotgun sequence genome:
- the LOC103652867 gene encoding phosphatidylinositol 4-kinase beta 1 translates to MVRLLGLRSLSFGPEDSPREIPSTADVAPPVGSSGWLVRFFDSAFFCEWIAVSYLYKHDHAGVRDYLCNRMYTLPLPGLEAYLFQVCYMLVHKPSPSLDRFVIDTCAKSLRIALKVHWLLAAELELEDADDLDGIDKVQEQCQVAATVQGEWPPLVRPSPPSPAASPRGNPMLSRIRSSKQRLLSLASSPSLGLSPPAGGGVNVAEDAMGTGGKQPATPSSEDNKLLKRLSIGPKMRDALLFRRSGEKDEEQDRDGFFKRLLRDSRDKEEEDGDREGFFKRLLSREKDNEEEESDRDGFFRRLLRDSKEEDMELTPSSDGLLKRLFRDKEDRQGEDDEKEGFFRRMFKDKNEERRDSSHARHGNEERLGKSVEDDDREGFFRKIFKDKNEERKDEGHQKPDEREKVGANIEDDKRDGFFRQLFKEKNDEKKEGSTPSKKEEDDKGHKNADDDNFFRRLFKDKNEEKKGIVHDRNEDDKCEEGDKENFFRKLFKDKHEERRTEGPDKNDDYGKGSSGIEEEDNPEFLSFRRLFRVHPEDSKSGHIESSQSNNLSEGSPGSESFFKRLFRDRDRSLEDSEIFGSKMAKEKHPGTTGINEKQSGKPPLPINAVAELRKGSYYASLELVQALCDTSYGLVDIFPIEDRKIALRESLTEINSQIASAEKNGGVCFPMGKGIYRVVHIPEDESVLLNSREKAPYLICVEVLKAEAPSHSKGSSDGHKLSKGGIPLANGDVQLPKPPPWAYPLWSRHETQNYETDRMLKSTSQVIDQAMAQLWETKVKFVNVSFSIEKLGRSRSIVLSETGRRLRHDATDSHDPPGDSQTVADQPIEWVKVTLSAVPGVNMEDVDDNEPTRKKDHRRVPSTIAIEEVKAAALKGEAPPGLPLKGVAQSTQNLDPKATDGGDPKPTDALAGELWAVKRERIRRSSVHGKSPGWDLRSIIVKSGDDCRQEHLAVQLVAHFYDIYQEAGLPLWLRPYEVIVTSAYTALIETIPDTASIHSVKSRFPNISSLRDYYVAKYEENSPNFKLAQRNFVESMAGYSILCYLLQVKDRHNGNLLIDEEGHIIHIDFGFILSNSPGGVNFESAPFKLTRELLEVMDSDAEGTPSEFFDYFKVLCIQGFLTCRKHAERIILLVEMLQDSGFPCFKGGPRTIQNLRKRFHLSLTEEQCVSLVLSLISSSMDAWRTRQYDYYQRVLNGIL, encoded by the exons ATGGTGCGGCTTCTCGGGCTGCGGAGCCTGAGCTTCGGCCCGGAGGACTCGCCGCGGGAGATCCCCTCCACTGCCGACGTGGCCCCGCCCGTTGGCAGCAGCGGCTGGCTCGTGCGCTTCTTCGACTCCGCCTTCTTCTGCGAGTGGATTGCCGTCAGCTATCTCTACAAGCACGACCATGCTGGAGTGCGCGACTACCTCTGCAACCGCATGTACACGCTCCCGCTGCCGGGGCTCGAGGCCTACCTCTTCCAGGTCTGCTACATGCTCGTCCACAAGCCCAGCCCTTCCCTCGACCGCTTCGTCATCGACACCTGCGCCAAGTCGCTCCGCATCGCGCTCAAGGTGCACTGGCTCCTCGCTGCAGAGCTTGAGCTGGAGGATGCTGACGATCTCGACGGGATCGATAAGGTGCAGGAGCAGTGCCAGGTTGCAGCGACCGTGCAGGGCGAGTGGCCACCGCTTGTCCGGCCTTCACCTCCATCCCCTGCTGCCAGTCCGCGAGGTAACCCCATGCTCAGCAGAATACGATCGTCCAAGCAGCGGCTACTGTCCCTTGCATCGTCACCTTCGCTTGGACTGAGCCCCCCAGCAGGTGGTGGGGTCAATGTCGCTGAGGATGCTATGGGTACTGGAGGGAAGCAGCCAGCCACACCGTCATCAGAGGATAACAAGTTACTCAAGAGGCTGAGCATTGGTCCAAAAATGCGCGATGCACTGCTCTTCAGACGATCAGGAGAGAAGGATGAAGAACAAGACCGGGATGGTTTTTTTAAAAGGCTTCTTAGGGACAGCAGAGACAAGGAGGAGGAGGATGGTGACAGAGAAGGATTTTTCAAAAGATTACTTAGCAGGGAGAAGGataatgaggaggaagaaagtgaTAGAGATGGTTTCTTCCGCAGATTACTCAGGGATAGCAAAGAGGAGGACATGGAACTGACACCAAGCTCAGATGGTTTGTTGAAGCGACTTTTTCGTGATAAGGAGGACAGGCAAGGTGAGGATGATGAGAAGGAAGGATTTTTTCGCAGGATGTTCAAGGATAAGAACGAGGAGAGGAGAGATAGTAGTCATGCAAGACATGGGAATGAGGAAAGACTGGGCAAGAGTGTGGAAGATGATGACAGAGAAGGTTTCTTCCGCAAAATTTTCAAAGATAAGAATGAGGAGAGGAAAGATGAAGGGCATCAAAAGCCAGATGAGAGGGAAAAGGTTGGTGCGAACATAGAAGATGATAAGAGAGATGGTTTTTTCAGGCAACTCTTTAAGGAGAAAAACGATGAGAAAAAGGAAGGCAGCACACCAAGCAAGAAAGAGGAAGATGATAAAGGCCATAAAAATGCAGATGATGATAATTTCTTTCGCAGGCTTTTCAAGGATaagaatgaagaaaagaaagggaTTGTTCATGACAGGAATGAAGATGACAAGTGTGAGGAAGGTGATAAAGAAAACTTCTTCCGCAAATTATTTAAGGATAAACATGAGGAGAGGAGAACTGAGGGACCTGATAAAAATGATGATTATGGTAAGGGAAGTAGTGGTATCGAAGAGGAAGATAATCCAGAGTTTTTGTCATTCCGTAGGTTGTTTAGAGTGCACCCAGAAGATTCTAAGAGTGGGCACATAGAAAGCAGTCAATCTAACAATCTTTCTGAGGGGAGCCCAGGATCAGAAAGCTTTTTTAAGAGGCTATTCCGTGATAGAGACCGCTCACTTGAAGATTCTGAGATTTTTGGGTCAAAAATGGCAAAAGAG AAACACCCTGGTACTACAGGAATCAATGAGAAGCAAAGTGGAAAACCACCATTACCAATTAATGCAGTAGCAGAGCTTCGAAAAGGTTCTTACTATGCTTCGTTGGAACTTGTTCAGGCTTTATGTGATACATCGTATGGCCTGGTAGACATATTTCCTATTGAGGATCGTAAGATTGCCCTCCGGGAG TCTCTTACAGAGATCAATAGCCAGATTGCTTCTGCTGAAAAAAACGGAG GAGTATGCTTTCCGATGGGAAAGGGCATATATCGAGTGGTTCATATACCTGAAGACGAGTCTGTTCTTCTGAATTCTAGGGAGAAAGCTCCTTACCTTATATGTGTTGAAGTTTTAAAAGCAGAAGCTCCTAG CCACTCTAAAGGATCATCAGATGGGCACAAATTATCAAAAGGTGGGATACCATTGGCTAATGGAGATGTGCAACTACCAAAACCACCTCCATGGGCCTATCCTTTGTGGAGCAGACACGAAACACAAAACTATGAAACAGACAGAATGCTGAAGTCTACTTCTCAGGTTATTGACCAAGCAATGGCTCAACTCTGGGAGACTAAAGTAAAATTTGTAAATGTTAGTTTCTCTATTGAGAAACTTGGTCGCTCAAGGAGCATTGTACTTTCTGAAACGGGTCGTAGGCTGCGACATGATGCTACGGATTCTCATGATCCACCTGGAGATTCGCAAACAGTTGCTGATCAGCCTATTGAATGGGTGAAGGTTACGTTGTCTGCAGTTCCAGGAGTTAACATGGAAGATGTAGATGATAATGAACCAACACGAAAGAAGGACCATCGCCGTGTTCCTAGTACAATTGCCATTGAGGAAGTAAAG GCTGCAGCATTAAAAGGAGAAGCTCCACCTGGTCTTCCTCTGAAAGGAGTTGCGCAGAGCACCCAAAATTTAGATCCTAAG GCTACTGATGGTGGGGATCCAAAACCAACCGATGCTTTGGCTGGTGAGCTTTGGGCTGTCAAACGCGAAAGAATTCGACGGTCTTCGGTTCATGGAAAATCACCTGGTTGGGACTTGCGTTCT ATTATTGTCAAGAGTGGTGATGATTGCCGACAGGAACACTTGGCCGTACAGCTTGTTGCACACTTCTATG ATATATATCAAGAAGCTGGTTTACCACTATGGCTGCGGCCTTATGAAGTAATTGTTACTTCAGCTTATACAGCACTAATTGAGACCATCCCTGATACG GCATCAATCCATTCCGTCAAAAGTAGGTTTCCCAATATTTCAAGTCTCCGAGACTACTATGTAGCCAAGTATGAAGAGAATTCTCCAAATTTTAAACTCGCACAG AGAAACTTTGTTGAAAGTATGGCTGGATATTCAATTCTGTGCTACCTACTTCAG GTGAAAGATCGCCACAATGGGAATCTTCTAATTGATGAGGAAGGACATATTATTCATATTGATTTTGGTTTCATACTGTCGAACTCTCCTGGAGGTGTAAACTTCGAGAGTGCACCATTTAAGCTAACGAGGGAACTCCTTGAA GTGATGGATTCTGATGCAGAGGGAACTCCCAGTGAGTTCTTTGATTACTTTAAG GTGCTATGCATTCAAGGTTTCCTTACTTGCCGGAAGCATGCAGAACGTATTATACTTCTTGTGGAAATGTTGCAG GATTCTGGCTTTCCATGTTTCAAAGGTGGCCCTCGCACAATACAAAACTTGAGGAAGAGGTTCCACTTGAGTCTAACTGAAGAG CAATGTGTATCCCTGGTGCTCTCACTGATCAGTAGCAGCATGGATGCTTGGCGCACTCGGCAATATGATTACTACCAGAGAGTATTGAATGGAATTTTATGA